A window from Manduca sexta isolate Smith_Timp_Sample1 chromosome 24, JHU_Msex_v1.0, whole genome shotgun sequence encodes these proteins:
- the LOC115443893 gene encoding fibroin heavy chain isoform X37: MGTRHLGILAILLILPLGLLCSSIGSVPNVEEETEPLYPDAVAEADAGPIARAFAAAFNTFSEALNSRDKRSTSDADASAFSSTEGGGDSQAAASAESEDDSSDDDSESSASSSATSTDYDSEDNEDEASASAESSTSDDGGKSPEESEANAEAESKTNGGGGKTAGSASAVTEVTNGGTASAASAASASDEESEPGEEGTTGDDDDGEEGPTGDDDDGEEGPTGDDDNGEEGPTGDDDDGEEGPTGDDDDGEEGPTGDDDNGEEGPTGDDDDGEEGPTGDDDDGEEGPTGDDDNGEEGPTGDDDDGEEGPTGDDDNGEEGPTGDDDDGEEGPTGDDDNGEEGPTGDDDNGEEGPTGDDDDGEEGPTGDDDDGEEGPTGDDDDGEGGATTNESGGNGPDNGGGSSPGSGTEGKPDSGSGSSPDSGKDNSGSTADTSGSAVASGPNSQASSAGSANSGEDNSSASSAVSAVTSGEGQASASAASSATTNESGGNGPDNGGGSSPGSGTEDKPGSGSGSSPDSGKDNSGSTADTSGSAVASGPNSQASSAGSANSGEDNSSASSAVSAVTSGEGQASASAASSATTNESGGNGPDNGGGSSPGSAPEGKPGCGSGSNPSSGTGGGSGSGSSAAASGTAVASGQNASSSGVASANSGEGNASASSAASAESSGKGGKASGAAASSATTYESGGSPESEPGGSPGGGPGNSPGNEPGSSPSSGSGNSPGGEPGSSTGSGPESSPGGSPGSEPGSSPGGSTGSSPGSSPGNSPGSASGGSPGSAPGSSTGSGPESSPGGSPGSEPGSSPGSEPGSSPSSGSGNSPGGSPGSAPGGSPGSEPGSSPGSEPGSSPSSGSGNSTGGEPGSSTGSGPESSPGGSPGSEPGSSPGGSTGSSPGSSPGNSPGSPSGGSPGSAPGSSTGSGPESSPGGSPGSEPGSSPGSEPGSSPSSGSGNSPGGSPGSAPGGSPGSEPGSSPGSEPGSSPSSGSGNSPGGEPGSSTGSGPESSPGGSPGSEPGSSPGGSTGSSPGSSPGNSPGSPSGGSPGSAPGSSTGSGPESSPGGSPGSEPGSSPGSEPGSSPSSGSGNSPGGSPGSAPGGSPGSEPGSSPGSEPGRSPSSGSGNSPGGEPGSSTGSGPESSPGGSPGSEPGSSPGGSTGSSPGSSPGNSPGSASGGSPGSAPKSSTGSGPESSPGGSPGSEPGSSPGSEPGSSPSSGSGNSPGGEPGSSTGSGPESSPGGSPGSEPGSSPGGSTGSSPGSSPGNSPGSPSGGSPGSAPGSSTGSGPESSPGGSPGSEPGSSPGSEPGSSPSSGSGNSPGGSPGSAPGGSPGSEPGSSPGSEPGSSPSSGSGNSPGGSPGSAPGGSPGSEPGSSPGSEPGSSPSSGSGNSPGGEPGSSTGSGPESSPGGSPGSEPGSSPGSEPGSSPSSGSGNSTGGEPGSSTGSGPESSPGGSPGSEPGSSPGSEPGSSPSSGSGNSPGGSPGSAPGGSPGSEPGSSPGSEPGSSPSSGSGNSPGGEPGSSTGSGPESSPGGSPGSEPGSSPGGSTGSSPGSSPGNSPGSPSGGSPGSAPGSSTGSGPESSPGGSPGSEPGSSPGSEPGSSPSSGSGNSPGGSPGSAPGGSPGSEPGSSPGSEPGRSPSSGSGNSPGGEPGSSTGSGPESSPGGSPGSEPGSSPGGSTGSSPGSSPGNSPGSASGGSPGSAPKSSTGSGPESSPGGSPGNEPGSSPSSGSGNSPGGEPGSSTGSGPGSSPGGSPGSEPGSSPGSEPGSSPGSAPENSPGGKPSSGSGGKPGSGSGSNPGSGTEGGSGSAPGSSTGSGPESSPGGSPGSEPGSSPGSEPGSSPSSGSGNSPGGSPGSAPGGSPGSEPGSSPGSEPGSSPSSGSGNSPGGSPGSAPGGSPGSEPGSSPGSEPGSSPSSGSGNSPGGEPGSSTGSGPESSPGGSPGSEPGSSPGGSTGSSPGSSPGNSPGSASGGSPGSAPKSSTGSGPESSPGGSPGSEPGSSPGSEPGSSPSSGSGNSPGGSPGSEPGSSPGSEPGSSPSSGSGNSPGGSPGSAPGGSPGSEPGSSPGSEPGSSPSSGSGNSPGGSPGSAPGGSPGSEPGSSPGSEPGSSPSSGSGNSPGSSTGSGPGSSPGGSPGSEPGSSPGSEPGSSPGSAPENSPGGKPSSGSGGKPGSGSGSNPGSGTGGGSGSGSSAAASGTAVASGQNASSSGVASANSGEGNASASSAASAESSGKGGKASGAAASSATTYESGGNGTGNSGGSSPESEPGGSPGGGPGNSPGNEPGSSPSSGSGNSPGGEPGSSTGGSPGSEPGSSPGSEPGSSSSSGSGNSPGNSPGSASGGSPGSAPGSSTGSGPESSPGGSPGSELGSSPGSEPGSSPSSGSGNSPGSSPGSEPGSSPGDNPGSGSGNSPGGSPGNAPGGSPGNSPGSAPGGSPDSGPGSSTGSGSGSSPEGSPGSEPGSSPGSEPGSSPSSEPGSSPDSGPGNSSGGKPSSGSGGTPGSELGSSPSSGPESSPEGSPGSSPGSSPGNSPGSAPGSSTGSGPESSPGGSPGSEPGSSPGSEPGSSPSSGSGNSPGSSPGSEPGSSPGDNPGSGSGNSPGGSPGNAPGGSPGNSPGSAPGGSPDSGPGSSTGSGSGSSPSSEPGSSPDSGPESSPGGKPSSGSGGKPGGKPGCDVVGAINDVLISEGAIIKELENFLTRHKKLPNKIEFTTIRRKIPRRRGRRRGPHLCICNNVI; this comes from the exons ATTCAAGTGATGATGATAGCGAATCGTCTGCATCAAGTTCAGCAACATCTACCGATTAcg atTCCGAAGACAATGAAGATGAAGCATCAGCAAGTGCCGAGTCATCTACATCGGATG ATGGGGGTAAATCGCCTGAAGAGAGTGAAGCAAATGCAGAGGCCGAGT CGAAAACGAATGGCGGTGGTGGTAAAACTGCAGGATCTGCCTCAGCAGTAACTG aagtTACAAATGGCGGAACTGCCTCTGCAGCCAGCGCAGCGTCAGCTA GTGATGAAGAAAGCGAGCCTGGCGAGGAAGGCACGACTGGCGATGATGACGATGGCGAGGAAGGCCCGACTGGCGATGATGACGATGGCGAGGAAGGCCCGACTGGCGATGATGACAATGGCGAGGAAGGCCCGACTGGCGATGATGACGATGGCGAGGAAGGCCCGACTGGCGATGATGACGATGGCGAGGAAGGCCCGACTGGCGATGATGACAATGGCGAGGAAGGCCCGACTGGCGATGATGACGATGGCGAGGAAGGCCCGACTGGCGATGATGACGATGGCGAGGAAGGCCCGACTGGCGATGATGACAATGGCGAGGAAGGCCCGACTGGCGATGATGACGATGGCGAGGAAGGCCCGACTGGCGATGATGACAATGGCGAGGAAGGCCCAACTGGCGATGATGACGATGGCGAGGAAGGCCCGACTGGCGATGATGACAATGGCGAGGAAGGCCCGACTGGCGATGATGACAATGGCGAGGAAGGCCCGACTGGCGATGATGACGATGGCGAGGAAGGCCCGACTGGCGATGATGACGATGGCGAGGAAGGCCCGACTGGCGATGATGACGATGGCGAGGGAG GTGCTACAACAAATGAATCAGGCGGTAATGGACCTGATAATGGGGGAGGAAGTAGTCCAGGAAGCGGAACAGAAGGCAAACCAGACAGCGGATCGGGAAGCAGCCCAGACAGTGGAAAAGACAATTCTGGTAGTACGGCAGATACTAGTGGATCAGCAG TTGCTTCTGGACCAAATTCTCAGGCGTCCAGTGCAGGATCAGCCAATAgtg gTGAAGACAACTCCTCGGCTTCCTCAGCGGTTTCAGCAG TAACGAGCGGCGAAGGACAAGCATCCGCTTCAGCCGCATCAA GTGCTACAACAAACGAATCAGGCGGTAATGGACCTGATAATGGGGGAGGAAGTAGTCCAGGAAGCGGAACAGAAGACAAACCAGGCAGCGGATCGGGAAGCAGCCCAGACAGTGGAAAAGACAATTCTGGTAGTACGGCAGATACTAGTGGATCAGCAG TTGCTTCTGGACCAAATTCTCAGGCGTCCAGCGCAGGATCAGCCAATAgtg gTGAAGACAACTCCTCGGCTTCCTCAGCGGTTTCAGCAG TAACGAGCGGCGAAGGACAAGCATCCGCTTCAGCCGCATCAA GTGCTACAACAAATGAATCAGGCGGTAATGGACCTGATAATGGGGGAGGAAGTAGTCCAGGAAGCGCACCAGAAGGCAAACCAGGCTGCGGATCGGGAAGCAATCCAAGCAGTGGAACGGGAGGCGGCTCAGGCAGTGGTAGTTCCGCAGCTGCTAGTGGAACAGCAG TTGCTTCGGGCCAAAATGCTAGCTCTTCCGGTGTAGCATCAGCTAATAGTG GTGAAGGCAACGCCTCGGCTTCTTCAGCGGCTTCAGCAG AATCCAGTGGCAAAGGCGGAAAAGCATCGGGTGCAGCCGCATCAa GTGCTACAACTTATGAATCAGGCGGTAGTCCAGAAAGCGAACCGGGAGGCAGCCCAGGCGGTGGACCAGGAAACAGCCCAGGCAatgaaccaggaagcagcccaaGCAGTGGGTCAG GAAACAGCCCAGGcggtgaaccaggaagcagcacAGGTAGTGGACCAGAAAGCAGtccaggaggcagcccaggcagtgaaccaggaagcagtcCAGGAGGCAGCACAGGCAGTTCaccaggaagcagcccaggAAACAGCCCTGGCAGTGCATCAGGAGGCAGCCCAGGTAGTGCACCAGGAAGCAGCACAGGCAGTGGACCAGAAAGCAGtccaggaggcagcccaggcagtgaaccaggaagcagcccaggcagtgaaccaggaagcagcccaaGCAGTGGGTCAGGAAACAGCccaggaggcagcccaggcagtgcaccaggaggcagcccaggcagtgaaccaggaagcagcccaggcagtgaaccaggaagcagcccaaGCAGTGGGTCAGGAAACAGCACAGGcggtgaaccaggaagcagcacAGGTAGTGGACCAGAAAGCAGtccaggaggcagcccaggcagtgaaccaggaagcagtcCAGGAGGCAGCACAGGCAGTTCaccaggaagcagcccaggAAACAGCCCTGGCAGTCCATcaggaggcagcccaggcagtgcaCCAGGAAGCAGCACAGGCAGTGGACCAGAAAGCAGtccaggaggcagcccaggcagtgaaccaggaagcagcccaggcagtgaaccaggaagcagcccaaGCAGTGGGTCAGGAAACAGCccaggaggcagcccaggcagtgcaccaggaggcagcccaggcagtgaaccaggaagcagcccaggcagtgaaccaggaagcagcccaaGCAGTGGGTCAGGAAACAGCCCAGGcggtgaaccaggaagcagcacAGGTAGTGGACCAGAAAGCAGtccaggaggcagcccaggcagtgaaccaggaagcagtcCAGGAGGCAGCACAGGCAGTTCaccaggaagcagcccaggAAACAGCCCTGGCAGTCCATcaggaggcagcccaggcagtgcaCCAGGAAGCAGCACAGGCAGTGGACCAGAAAGCAGtccaggaggcagcccaggcagtgaaccaggaagcagcccaggcagtgaaccaggaagcagcccaaGCAGTGGGTCAGGAAACAGCccaggaggcagcccaggcagtgcaccaggaggcagcccaggcagtgaaccaggaagcagcccaggcagtgaaccaggaaggAGCCCAAGCAGTGGGTCAGGAAACAGCCCAGGcggtgaaccaggaagcagcacAGGTAGTGGACCAGAAAGCAGtccaggaggcagcccaggcagtgaaccaggaagcagtcCAGGAGGCAGCACAGGCAGTTCaccaggaagcagcccaggAAACAGCCCTGGCAGTGCATcaggaggcagcccaggcagtgcaCCAAAAAGCAGCACAGGCAGTGGACCAGAAAGCAGtccaggag gcagcccaggcagtgaaccaggaagcagcccaggcagtgaaccaggaagcagcccaaGCAGTGGGTCAGGAAACAGCCCAGGcggtgaaccaggaagcagcacAGGTAGTGGACCAGAAAGCAGtccaggaggcagcccaggcagtgaaccaggaagcagtcCAGGAGGCAGCACAGGCAGTTCaccaggaagcagcccaggAAACAGCCCTGGCAGTCCATcaggaggcagcccaggcagtgcaCCAGGAAGCAGCACAGGCAGTGGACCAGAAAGCAGtccaggaggcagcccaggcagtgaaccaggaagcagcccaggcagtgaaccaggaagcagcccaaGCAGTGGGTCAGGAAACAGCccaggaggcagcccaggcagtgcaccaggaggcagcccaggcagtgaaccaggaagcagcccaggcagtgaaccaggaagcagcccaaGCAGTGGGTCAGGAAACAGCccaggaggcagcccaggcagtgcaccaggaggcagcccaggcagtgaaccaggaagcagcccaggcagtgaaccaggaagcagcccaaGCAGTGGGTCAGGAAACAGCCCAGGcggtgaaccaggaagcagcacAGGTAGTGGACCAGAAAGCAGtccaggag gcagcccaggcagtgaaccaggaagcagcccaggcagtgaaccaggaagcagcccaaGCAGTGGGTCAGGAAACAGCACAGGcggtgaaccaggaagcagcacAGGTAGTGGACCAGAAAGCAGtccaggag gcagcccaggcagtgaaccaggaagcagcccaggcagtgaaccaggaagcagcccaaGCAGTGGGTCAGGAAACAGCccaggaggcagcccaggcagtgcaccaggaggcagcccaggcagtgaaccaggaagcagcccaggcagtgaaccaggaagcagcccaaGCAGTGGGTCAGGAAACAGCCCAGGcggtgaaccaggaagcagcacAGGTAGTGGACCAGAAAGCAGtccaggaggcagcccaggcagtgaaccaggaagcagtcCAGGAGGCAGCACAGGCAGTTCaccaggaagcagcccaggAAACAGCCCTGGCAGTCCATcaggaggcagcccaggcagtgcaCCAGGAAGCAGCACAGGCAGTGGACCAGAAAGCAGtccaggaggcagcccaggcagtgaaccaggaagcagcccaggcagtgaaccaggaagcagcccaaGCAGTGGGTCAGGAAACAGCccaggaggcagcccaggcagtgcaccaggaggcagcccaggcagtgaaccaggaagcagcccaggcagtgaaccaggaaggAGCCCAAGCAGTGGGTCAGGAAACAGCCCAGGcggtgaaccaggaagcagcacAGGTAGTGGACCAGAAAGCAGtccaggaggcagcccaggcagtgaaccaggaagcagtcCAGGAGGCAGCACAGGCAGTTCaccaggaagcagcccaggAAACAGCCCTGGCAGTGCATcaggaggcagcccaggcagtgcaCCAAAAAGCAGCACAGGCAGTGGACCAGAAAGCAGtccaggaggcagcccaggcaATGAACCAGGAAGTAGCCCAAGCAGTGGGTCAGGTAACAGCCCAGGcggtgaaccaggaagcagcacAGGCAGTGGACCAGGAAGCAGtccaggaggcagcccaggcagtgaaccaggaagcagcccaggcagtgaaccaggaagcagcccaggcagtgCACCAGAAAACAGTCCAGGAGGCAAACCAAGTAGCGGATCGGGAGGAAAACCAGGCAGTGGATCGGGAAGCAACCCAGGCAGTGGAACGGAAGGCGGCTCAGGCAGTGCACCAGGAAGCAGCACAGGCAGTGGACCAGAAAGCAGtccaggaggcagcccaggcagtgaaccaggaagcagcccaggcagtgaaccaggaagcagcccaaGCAGTGGATCAGGAAACAGCccaggaggcagcccaggcagtgcaccaggaggcagcccaggcagtgaaccaggaagcagcccaggcagtgaaccaggaagcagcccaaGCAGTGGGTCAGGAAACAGCccaggaggcagcccaggcagtgcaccaggaggcagcccaggcagtgaaccaggaagcagcccaggcagtgaaccaggaagcagcccaaGCAGTGGGTCAGGAAACAGCCCAGGcggtgaaccaggaagcagcacAGGTAGTGGACCAGAAAGCAGtccaggaggcagcccaggcagtgaaccaggaagcagtcCAGGAGGCAGCACAGGCAGTTCaccaggaagcagcccaggAAACAGCCCTGGCAGTGCATcaggaggcagcccaggcagtgcaCCAAAAAGCAGCACAGGCAGTGGACCAGAAAGCAGtccaggag gcagcccaggcagtgaaccaggaagcagcccaggcagtgaaccaggaagcagcccaaGCAGTGGGTCAGGAAACAGCCCAG gaggcagcccaggcagtgaaccaggaagcagcccaggcagtgaaccaggaagcagcccaaGCAGTGGGTCAGGAAACAGCccaggaggcagcccaggcagtgcaccaggaggcagcccaggcagtgaaccaggaagcagcccaggcagtgaaccaggaagcagcccaaGCAGTGGGTCAGGAAACAGCccaggaggcagcccaggcagtgcaccaggaggcagcccaggcagtgaaccaggaagcagcccaggcagtgaaccaggaagcagcccaaGCAGTGGGTCAGGAAACAGCCCAG gaagcagcacAGGCAGTGGACCAGGAAGCAGtccaggaggcagcccaggcagtgaaccaggaagcagcccaggcagtgaaccaggaagcagcccaggcagtgCACCAGAAAACAGTCCAGGAGGCAAACCAAGTAGCGGATCGGGAGGAAAACCAGGCAGTGGATCGGGAAGCAACCCAGGCAGTGGAACGGGAGGCGGCTCAGGCAGTGGTAGTTCCGCAGCTGCTAGTGGAACAGCAG TTGCTTCGGGCCAAAATGCTAGCTCTTCCGGTGTAGCATCAGCTAATAGTG GTGAAGGCAACGCCTCGGCTTCTTCAGCGGCTTCAGCAG AATCCAGTGGCAAAGGCGGAAAAGCATCGGGTGCAGCCGCATCAa GTGCTACAACTTATGAATCAGGCGGTAACGGAACTGGTAATAGTGGAGGAAGTAGTCCAGAAAGCGAACCGGGAGGCAGCCCAGGCGGTGGACCAGGAAACAGCCCAGGCAatgaaccaggaagcagcccaaGCAGTGGGTCAGGAAACAGCCCAGGcggtgaaccaggaagcagcacaggaggcagcccaggcagtgaaccaggaagcagcccaggcagtgaaccaggaagcagctCAAGCAGTGGGTCAGGAAACAGCCCAGGAAACAGCCCTGGCAGTGCATcaggaggcagcccaggcagtgcaCCAGGAAGCAGCACAGGCAGTGGACCAGAAAGCAGtccaggaggcagcccaggcagtgaactaggaagcagcccaggcagtgaaccaggaagcagcccaaGCAGTGGGTCAGGAAACAGCCCAGgaagcagcccaggcagtgaaccaggaagcagtcCAGGAGACAACCCAGGCAGTGGATCAGGAAACAGCccaggaggcagcccaggcaATGCACCAGGAGGCAGCCCAGGAAACAGCCCTGGCAGTGCACCAGGAGGCAGCCCAGACAGTGGACCAGGAAGCAGCACAGGCAGTGGATCAGGAAGCAGTCCAGaaggcagcccaggcagtgaaccaggaagcagcccaggcagtgaaccaggaagtAGCCCAagcagtgaaccaggaagcagcccagACAGTGGACCAGGAAACAGTTCAGGAGGCAAACCAAGTAGCGGATCGGGAGGCACACCAGGCAGTGAATTAGGAAGCAGCCCAAGCAGTGGACCAGAAAGTAGTCCAGAAGGCAGCCCAGGCAGTTCaccaggaagcagcccaggAAACAGCCCTGGCAGTGCACCAGGAAGCAGCACAGGCAGTGGACCAGAAAGCAGtccaggaggcagcccaggcagtgaaccaggaagcagcccaggcagtgaaccaggaagcagcccaaGCAGTGGGTCAGGAAACAGCCCAGgaagcagcccaggcagtgaaccaggaagcagtcCAGGAGACAACCCAGGCAGTGGATCAGGAAACAGCccaggaggcagcccaggcaATGCACCAGGAGGCAGCCCAGGAAACAGCCCTGGCAGTGCACCAGGAGGCAGCCCAGACAGTGGACCAGGAAGCAGCACAGGCAGTGGATCAGGAAGTAGCCCAagcagtgaaccaggaagcagcccagACAGTGGACCAGAAAGCAGCCCAGGAGGCAAACCAAGTAGTGGATCGGGAGGCAAACCAGGAGGGAAACCAGGTTGCGACGTGGTTGGTGCAATAAATGACGTCTTGATATCTGAAGGAGCCATTATAAAAGAGTTGGAAAACTTCTTAACACgtcataaaaaattaccaaataagATTGAATTTACTACAATAAGAAGGAAGA